AAGTAACTATGTCCAAATAAACGGATCAACTACTGACAGTGATTCTGTATTAAGTTTTGATCTTCAAGGTTCAGCAGAGACAACTGCAAAGCTTACTATGCAAATTAGACTGTTTAGCTTGAACACTGGCACTGCTACTATTACTATAGGGGGGGGGACTCCTGAAACATTTATTCTTGATCTTAATTCACCTTATTTTACAGCTGGGGGTTTTGACATATATGATCTCCCAATTGCAGCACCACTAGAATTATCCAATGGTGTAAATACCCCTGTTACGGTTGCTGTAACTGGTGCCCAAGGAGGACAAGCATCTATAAATAGAGCGAGATATTATAGTGCGAAAATTACTGATAAGGTAACTGAGACCTTGGCAACTAATAGTTTTGAACTAAAATCGTTTCAAGTATTCCCAAATCCTATTACTGATAGTTTTCAAATCAACACTGAAGAATCTATTAAAAGTTTAAGCTTGTTTAACGTGACTGGTCAGTTAGTTAAAACTTTTACAGCTTCAGAAAACTATGATATTAGTGATTTTAATCCTGGAGTTTATTTTGCAACAGTTACTTCTGAAATAGGTTCTCAAACTATTAAAATAGTTAAGAAATAATATATCTTTAAATTTTTAAAAATCCTCAAGGTTTAATAGCTTTGGGGATTTTTTTTTTGTTTAAATAAGTGATGATAATTGCTCTATGAAAGCTACAGCTTTGAATTGACACATGATTATTTATTTTTTGAATGCCTGAAATGAGAAAGCTTTTGGTTGAATACAGAAAAGCTTAAAATGGATTTCCTCGTAGTTTTGATAATGATAATATAACTATATACACTAACCAATCAAATTAGCATGCAAAAAATTACTTTATTATTTATTATTAATTGTTGTATTGTTTTTTCTCAAACACCTACTCAAGAAAAGTTAGCAAATATCTTTCCTGCTAGCAGTATTCCAACTATCGATAATGCGAATTTTAATTTCACCACAAATTTCAGTAATTCTGGTTCTACTTGGGCAATTAGTTTTCCAGAAACGGATGTCTATAGGGCATTGATGTCTTATAGTAATCCTACTAACCCAAATCAATCGTATCAATTAAGAATTGGTAAAGGAGGGCAGATTTATTCTTTTATCACTGCTTCAGGAGAGACAGTTGCTCCACAATATAGGAGTAGCACAGATGTTTATGGTTCAGACCATGCTCCATGGGTAGATGAGGTATGGCAGATGG
The window above is part of the Algibacter sp. L3A6 genome. Proteins encoded here:
- a CDS encoding T9SS type A sorting domain-containing protein, translated to MKKQLLLTMTAILASLTISSQAIITSTAEDQTFNVGNAATALPGYSIAITSGTESIGSNYVQINGSTTDSDSVLSFDLQGSAETTAKLTMQIRLFSLNTGTATITIGGGTPETFILDLNSPYFTAGGFDIYDLPIAAPLELSNGVNTPVTVAVTGAQGGQASINRARYYSAKITDKVTETLATNSFELKSFQVFPNPITDSFQINTEESIKSLSLFNVTGQLVKTFTASENYDISDFNPGVYFATVTSEIGSQTIKIVKK